One segment of Panulirus ornatus isolate Po-2019 chromosome 33, ASM3632096v1, whole genome shotgun sequence DNA contains the following:
- the LOC139759638 gene encoding uncharacterized protein isoform X2: MHMSFYFSSTVYDFLFRGVNIVTVWGMVSLCLGLLSLSVLAEGFKVARSQLLKVAASRKTGCNKYDIPERSPLLMSDSFLGRRNAKLLYKRRVKFHILQSFLHVLHLTIGYILMLVVMTYNAYFTIAVVGGAGLGYYFFALFDLPSKVLGSFPSKPANRIINPTQGPEGNSSSVHNSYGTSGNVPSSVVLRPSSELEQFSRNTDNMDLAFENSRDEPDDTQGVSRQCAQIVEVEKLLGESCEEDSEGRNTIEVDVSDTAKLLPQETIKVEVQVHAYPEE; the protein is encoded by the exons ATGCATATGAGCTTCTACTTTTCCTCCACGGTCTATGACTTTCTCTTCAGAGGTGTGAACATTGTGACAGTATGGG gtatggTCTCATTGTGCTTAGGGCTATTGTCCCTCTCTGTGCTGGCAGAAGGCTTCAAGGTGGCTCGTTCTCAGTTATTGAAAGTTGCTGCATCACGCAAAACTGGCTGCAACAAATATGATATCCCTGAAAGGTCGCCTCTCTTAATGTCTGACTCATTTCTTGGCCGTAGAAATGCGAAGCTGTTGTATAAACGCAG GGTGAAGTTCCACATATTACAGTCTTTTCTGCATGTGCTGCACCTCACCATAGGGTACATCTTGATGCTGGTGGTAATGACCTACAATGCATATTTCACCattgctgtagtgggtggtgctGGCCTTGGATACTACTTTTTTGCACTGTTTGACCTTCCCAGTAAAGTTTTGGGTTCCTTCCCTTCCAAACCAGCAAATAGGATTATCAACCCTACTCAAGGACCAGAAGGTAACTCATCTAGTGTACATAATTCTTATGGAACATCAGGAAATGTGCCGTCATCTGTGGTGCTTCGTCCTTCGTCTGAGCTTGAACAATTCTCACGTAATACTGACAATATGGATTTGGCTTTTGAAAATTCTAGGGATGAGCCTGATGATACACAGGGGGTCAGCAGACAATGTGCTCAAATTGTTGAAGTGGAAAAGTTGCTTGGGGAATCCTGTGAGGAGGACAGTGAGGGGAGAAATACTATAGAAGTGGATGTAAGTGATACAGCTAAGTTGCTGCCTCAGGAAACCATAAAAGTTGAGGTACAAGTACATGCTTACCCAgaagaatga